In Cydia amplana chromosome 25, ilCydAmpl1.1, whole genome shotgun sequence, one genomic interval encodes:
- the LOC134659587 gene encoding carboxypeptidase B-like isoform X2, which translates to MTLTDSDDVDIMKHSHGLNDTTDVLVSPKDRMKVEKFAKLRGMGVKLVDHYGRYFDKEVALIIKHDQYRSLQYNSYQDISKHLKTLLKENRRYVKLQDLGTSYEGRVMTLIKISANHGARNPIIFLDAGAHAREWAAPAFAMYIIDQLVMTLNKSETEDLLGVDWYILPVVNPDGYEYSRSDPDNRMWRKTRSKTWREECFGADINRNYDFMWGYRGASFDPCNFQTYAGEKAFSERETRLVRKVMKDNSKRIKLYMSIHSYGEYLIHPWGFTGSYLPDQWEKFNRLAQVYSKAVVNAGGRPFRVMSTGQWYPASGGSGDYAFAVEKIPYTYTLEITDGYQFNYPEELLHTVLPQYYEGLKVMAEEMKRDFPNKG; encoded by the exons ATGACACTCACCGATTCAGATGACGTGGACATAATGAAACATAGCCACGGTTTGAACGACACTACTGATGTGCTTGTGTCGCCAAAAGATCGGATGAAGGTAGAAAAGTTTGCCAAGTTGAGAGGGATGGGTGTTAAACTTGTAGACCATTATGGCAG ATATTTCGATAAGGAGGTGGCACTGATAATAAAACATGACCAGTACCGGTCATTACAATATAATTCCTACCaagat ATATCAAAGCACTTAAAAACTCTATTAAAAGAAAATCGCCGCTATGTGAAACTGCAGGATCTTGGTACGAGTTACGAAGGTCGAGTCATGACCCTGATCAAGATCTCCGCTAACCACGGAGCCAGGAATCCTATCATCTTTCTAGATGCAG GTGCCCATGCACGTGAGTGGGCGGCCCCTGCATTTGCGATGTACATAATCGACCAGCTGGTAATGACGTTAAATAAAAGTGAAACGGAAGATCTGCTCGGCGTGGACTGGTACATACTGCCCGTGGTCAACCCTGACGGCTATGAGTACTCGAGATCGGACCCTGAT AACCGTATGTGGAGAAAAACGAGATCGAAAACATGGAGAGAGGAATGCTTCGGGGCAGATATCAATCGAAATTACGATTTCATGTGGGGTTACCGCGGCGCTTCTTTCGATCCTTGCAACTTCCAAACGTATGCTGGTGAAAAGGCTTTCTCTGAACGCGAGACGAGACTAGTCCGCAAAGTTATGAAGGATAACTCCAAACGTATCAAGCTGTATATGTCTATACACTCATACGGGGAATACTTAATTCATCCTTGGGGTTTTACGGGAAGTTATCTGCCAGATCAATGGGAGAAGTTCAATCGTCTAGCACAAGTGTATTCTAAGGCTGTAGTCAACGCGGGAGGGCGACCGTTTAGAGTCATGAGCACTGGGCAATGGTACCCAGCTTCCGGCGGAAGCGGTGATTATGCTTTTGCGGTGGAAAAGATTCCATACACATACACTTTGGAAATTACAGACGGCTACCAATTCAACTATCCAGAGGAACTCCTGCACACAGTTCTGCCACAGTATTACGAAGGTTTGAAAGTTATGGCTGAAGAAATGAAACGAGATTTTCCCAATAAAGGCTGA
- the LOC134659889 gene encoding carboxypeptidase B1-like, producing the protein MARKLIVIIFSILGHLWQVNGINKYNDYTFIQITPYDNKQLKTLMTLTDSDDVDIMKHSHGLNDTTDVLVSPKDRMKVEKFAKLRGMGVKLVDHYGRYFDKEVALIIKHDQYRSLQYNSYQDISKHLKTLLKENRRYVKLQDLGTSYEGRVMTLIKISANHGARNPIIFLDAGAHAREWAAPAFAMYIIDQLVMTLNKSETEDLLGVDWYILPVVNPDGYEYSRSDPDNRMWRKTRSKTWREECFGADINRNYDFMWGYRGASFDPCNFQTYAGEKAFSERETRLVRKVMKDNSKRIKLYMSIHSYGEYLIHPWGFTGSYLPDQWEKFNRLAQVYSKAVVNAGGRPFRVMSTGQWYPASGGSGILGHLWQVNGINKYNDYTLIQITPYDNRQLKTLMTLTDSDDVDIMKHSHGLNDTTDVLVSPKDRMKVEKFAKLRGMGVKYVDHYGRYFDNEVALIRKHDQYQSLQYNSYQDISKHLKTLSKENRRYVKLQNLGRSYEGRLLTLIKISANHRARNPIVFIDAGAHAREWAAPAFAMYIIDQLAMAAKKPAHETQWLHGVDWYILPLVNPDGYEYTRSDPDNRMWRKSRSKTWREECFGADINRNYDFMWGYRGASFDPCNYQTYAGEKAFSERETRLVRKVMKANSKRIKLYISIHSYGEYFVYPWGFTGSYLPDEWKKFNRLAQVYSTAVVKAGGRPFKIMSAGQWYPAAGGSDDYAFAVEKIPYAYTLEITDGYQFNFPEDLLHTVLPQYYEGLKVMAEEIKREFPKG; encoded by the exons ATGGCCAGGAAGCTGATAGTAATTATATTCA GTATCCTCGGTCACCTTTGGCAAGTAAAtgggataaataaatataatga CTATACCTTCATACAAATCACGCCATATGACAACAAGCAGCTGAAGACCTTAATGACACTCACCGATTCAGATGACGTGGACATAATGAAACATAGCCACGGTTTGAACGACACTACTGATGTGCTTGTGTCGCCAAAAGATCGGATGAAGGTAGAAAAGTTTGCCAAGTTGAGAGGGATGGGTGTTAAACTTGTAGACCATTATGGCAG ATATTTCGATAAGGAGGTGGCACTGATAATAAAACATGACCAGTACCGGTCATTACAATATAATTCCTACCaagat ATATCAAAGCACTTAAAAACTCTATTAAAAGAAAATCGCCGCTATGTGAAACTGCAGGATCTTGGTACGAGTTACGAAGGTCGAGTCATGACCCTGATCAAGATCTCCGCTAACCACGGAGCCAGGAATCCTATCATCTTTCTAGATGCAG GTGCCCATGCACGTGAGTGGGCGGCCCCTGCATTTGCGATGTACATAATCGACCAGCTGGTAATGACGTTAAATAAAAGTGAAACGGAAGATCTGCTCGGCGTGGACTGGTACATACTGCCCGTGGTCAACCCTGACGGCTATGAGTACTCGAGATCGGACCCTGAT AACCGTATGTGGAGAAAAACGAGATCGAAAACATGGAGAGAGGAATGCTTCGGGGCAGATATCAATCGAAATTACGATTTCATGTGGGGTTACCGCGGCGCTTCTTTCGATCCTTGCAACTTCCAAACGTATGCTGGTGAAAAGGCTTTCTCTGAACGCGAGACGAGACTAGTCCGCAAAGTTATGAAGGATAACTCCAAACGTATCAAGCTGTATATGTCTATACACTCATACGGGGAATACTTAATTCATCCTTGGGGTTTTACGGGAAGTTATCTGCCAGATCAATGGGAGAAGTTCAATCGTCTAGCACAAGTGTATTCTAAGGCTGTAGTCAACGCGGGAGGGCGACCGTTTAGAGTCATGAGCACTGGGCAATGGTACCCAGCTTCCGGCGGAAGCG GTATCCTCGGTCACCTTTGGCAAGTAAAtgggataaataaatataatga CTACACACTCATACAAATCACGCCATATGACAACAGACAGCTGAAGACTTTGATGACACTCACCGATTCAGATGACGTGGACATAATGAAACACAGCCACGGTTTGAACGACACTACTGATGTGTTGGTGTCGCCAAAAGATCGGATGAAGGTAGAAAAGTTTGCCAAGTTGAGAGGGATGGGCGTTAAATATGTAGATCATTATGGCAG ATATTTTGATAACGAGGTGGCACTGATAAGAAAACATGACCAGTACCAGTCATTACAATATAATTCTTACCAAGAT ATATCGAAACACTTAAAAACTCTATCAAAAGAAAATCGGCGCTATGTAAAACTTCAGAACCTCGGAAGGAGCTACGAAGGTCGACTACTAACCCTGATCAAGATATCCGCTAACCATAGAGCCCGGAACCCAATCGTATTTATAGACGCAG GTGCACATGCAAGAGAGTGGGCGGCCCCTGCATTTGCGATGTACATAATCGACCAGCTAGCGATGGCGGCAAAAAAACCGGCCCACGAAACGCAGTGGCTACACGGCGTGGACTGGTACATACTGCCCTTGGTCAACCCTGACGGCTATGAGTACACGAGATCGGACCCTGAC AACCGTATGTGGAGAAAATCAAGATCGAAAACATGGAGGGAGGAGTGCTTCGGGGCAGATATCAATCGGAATTACGACTTCATGTGGGGTTACCGCGGCGCTTCTTTCGATCCCTGCAACTACCAAACGTATGCCGGTGAAAAGGCTTTCTCTGAACGCGAGACGAGACTAGTCCGCAAAGTAATGAAAGCTAACTCCAAACGTATCAAGCTGTATATATCTATACACTCATACGGGGAATACTTTGTGTATCCTTGGGGTTTTACGGGAAGTTATTTGCCAGATGAATGGAAGAAGTTCAATCGTCTAGCACAAGTGTATTCTACGGCTGTGGTAAAAGCAGGAGGTCGACCGTTTAAGATCATGAGCGCTGGGCAGTGGTACCCAGCTGCCGGAGGAAGCGATGACTACGCTTTTGCGGTCGAAAAGATCCCATATGCATACACTTTGGAAATTACTGACGGCTACCAATTCAACTTTCCAGAGGATCTCTTACACACAGTTCTGCCACAGTATTACGAAGGTTTGAAAGTTATGGCTGAAGAAATTAAACGAGAATTTCCCAAAGGCTGA
- the LOC134659587 gene encoding carboxypeptidase B-like isoform X1, giving the protein MARKLIVIIFSILGHLWQVNGINKYNDYTFIQITPYDNKQLKTLMTLTDSDDVDIMKHSHGLNDTTDVLVSPKDRMKVEKFAKLRGMGVKLVDHYGRYFDKEVALIIKHDQYRSLQYNSYQDISKHLKTLLKENRRYVKLQDLGTSYEGRVMTLIKISANHGARNPIIFLDAGAHAREWAAPAFAMYIIDQLVMTLNKSETEDLLGVDWYILPVVNPDGYEYSRSDPDNRMWRKTRSKTWREECFGADINRNYDFMWGYRGASFDPCNFQTYAGEKAFSERETRLVRKVMKDNSKRIKLYMSIHSYGEYLIHPWGFTGSYLPDQWEKFNRLAQVYSKAVVNAGGRPFRVMSTGQWYPASGGSGDYAFAVEKIPYTYTLEITDGYQFNYPEELLHTVLPQYYEGLKVMAEEMKRDFPNKG; this is encoded by the exons ATGGCCAGGAAGCTGATAGTAATTATATTCA GTATCCTCGGTCACCTTTGGCAAGTAAAtgggataaataaatataatga CTATACCTTCATACAAATCACGCCATATGACAACAAGCAGCTGAAGACCTTAATGACACTCACCGATTCAGATGACGTGGACATAATGAAACATAGCCACGGTTTGAACGACACTACTGATGTGCTTGTGTCGCCAAAAGATCGGATGAAGGTAGAAAAGTTTGCCAAGTTGAGAGGGATGGGTGTTAAACTTGTAGACCATTATGGCAG ATATTTCGATAAGGAGGTGGCACTGATAATAAAACATGACCAGTACCGGTCATTACAATATAATTCCTACCaagat ATATCAAAGCACTTAAAAACTCTATTAAAAGAAAATCGCCGCTATGTGAAACTGCAGGATCTTGGTACGAGTTACGAAGGTCGAGTCATGACCCTGATCAAGATCTCCGCTAACCACGGAGCCAGGAATCCTATCATCTTTCTAGATGCAG GTGCCCATGCACGTGAGTGGGCGGCCCCTGCATTTGCGATGTACATAATCGACCAGCTGGTAATGACGTTAAATAAAAGTGAAACGGAAGATCTGCTCGGCGTGGACTGGTACATACTGCCCGTGGTCAACCCTGACGGCTATGAGTACTCGAGATCGGACCCTGAT AACCGTATGTGGAGAAAAACGAGATCGAAAACATGGAGAGAGGAATGCTTCGGGGCAGATATCAATCGAAATTACGATTTCATGTGGGGTTACCGCGGCGCTTCTTTCGATCCTTGCAACTTCCAAACGTATGCTGGTGAAAAGGCTTTCTCTGAACGCGAGACGAGACTAGTCCGCAAAGTTATGAAGGATAACTCCAAACGTATCAAGCTGTATATGTCTATACACTCATACGGGGAATACTTAATTCATCCTTGGGGTTTTACGGGAAGTTATCTGCCAGATCAATGGGAGAAGTTCAATCGTCTAGCACAAGTGTATTCTAAGGCTGTAGTCAACGCGGGAGGGCGACCGTTTAGAGTCATGAGCACTGGGCAATGGTACCCAGCTTCCGGCGGAAGCGGTGATTATGCTTTTGCGGTGGAAAAGATTCCATACACATACACTTTGGAAATTACAGACGGCTACCAATTCAACTATCCAGAGGAACTCCTGCACACAGTTCTGCCACAGTATTACGAAGGTTTGAAAGTTATGGCTGAAGAAATGAAACGAGATTTTCCCAATAAAGGCTGA